Proteins found in one Pseudomonas sp. P8_241 genomic segment:
- a CDS encoding PA1571 family protein, translating into MSLQNSSDDKIQVIRTQPDQSLGCSIIDEDGREVPITENMVQQACNELQKRLVKPAEQE; encoded by the coding sequence ATGTCCTTGCAAAACAGCAGCGATGACAAGATTCAAGTGATCCGCACACAGCCAGACCAGTCTCTGGGTTGCTCGATTATTGATGAGGATGGCCGCGAAGTACCGATCACTGAAAACATGGTCCAGCAAGCGTGCAACGAACTGCAAAAGCGATTGGTCAAGCCTGCCGAACAAGAGTGA
- a CDS encoding ABC transporter transmembrane domain-containing protein has translation MIAMLSTRHRRAIRLASRFIAPYRWHALGALLALIVTAGITLSMGQGIRLLVDQGFMTQSPHQLNQSIGLFMLLVIGLAIGTFARFYLVSWIGERCVADIRSKVFNHLIYLHPGFYEDNRSSEIQSRLTADTTLLQSVIGSSLSLFLRNLLMVIGGIILLFVTNPKLTSIVVVALPLVIAPILIFGRRVRNLSRLSQDRIADIGSYVSETLGQIKTVQAYNHQSQDERRFAVTVEEAFDTARKRIFQRAWLITLVIVLVLGAVGVMLWVGGMDVIAGRISAGELAAFVFYSLIVGSAFGTLSEVIGELQRAAGAAERIAELLRAENIIQPPATDRVTLPERVRGDLMLQDVRFSYPSRPESYAVDGLNLAISAGETLALVGPSGAGKSTVYDLLLRFYDPVEGRILLDGTPLTRLDPLDLRRCFALVSQTPALFFGSIEENIRYGNPAATLAEVQEAAKIAYAHDFIEAMPNGYQTHLGDGGLGLSGGQRQRLAIARALLVDAPILLLDEATSALDAQSEHLIQQALPSLMKNRTTLVIAHRLATVKNADRIAVMDQGKLVAVGTHQELLESNALYARLAALQFSDGKAQLHIHP, from the coding sequence ATGATTGCGATGCTCTCTACCCGTCACCGCCGCGCAATTCGCCTGGCCAGTCGTTTCATCGCCCCGTATCGCTGGCACGCGCTCGGCGCATTGCTCGCACTGATCGTGACCGCTGGCATCACTCTGTCCATGGGGCAGGGCATTCGCCTGTTGGTGGATCAAGGGTTCATGACGCAGTCGCCGCACCAGCTAAACCAGTCCATCGGTTTGTTCATGCTCTTGGTGATAGGGTTGGCGATTGGCACGTTTGCGCGTTTTTACCTGGTGTCGTGGATTGGCGAACGCTGTGTCGCCGACATCCGCAGCAAGGTGTTCAATCATCTGATTTACCTGCACCCGGGTTTCTACGAAGACAATCGCAGCTCTGAAATCCAGTCGCGGCTGACCGCTGACACCACGTTGTTGCAATCGGTCATCGGCTCTTCACTGTCGCTGTTTTTACGCAATTTGTTGATGGTCATCGGCGGGATCATTCTGCTGTTTGTCACCAATCCCAAGCTCACCAGTATCGTGGTAGTTGCCTTGCCGCTGGTGATCGCGCCGATCCTGATTTTCGGTCGTCGCGTACGCAACCTGTCGCGACTGAGCCAGGACCGGATTGCCGATATCGGCAGCTATGTGTCCGAAACCCTCGGACAGATCAAGACCGTGCAGGCCTATAACCATCAGTCCCAGGACGAACGTCGTTTTGCCGTGACGGTGGAAGAGGCATTCGACACCGCGCGAAAACGCATTTTTCAGCGGGCCTGGCTGATCACCCTGGTGATTGTGTTGGTGTTGGGCGCGGTCGGGGTGATGCTTTGGGTCGGTGGCATGGATGTTATTGCCGGGCGAATTTCGGCGGGGGAGCTGGCGGCGTTTGTCTTTTACAGCCTGATCGTCGGCAGTGCATTCGGTACCTTGAGTGAAGTGATCGGCGAGTTGCAGCGCGCAGCCGGGGCGGCAGAGCGGATCGCCGAGTTGCTGCGCGCGGAAAACATCATCCAGCCGCCAGCGACCGATCGGGTGACCTTGCCCGAACGGGTGAGGGGTGACCTGATGCTGCAGGATGTGCGCTTTTCCTACCCGTCGCGCCCCGAAAGCTATGCCGTCGATGGCTTGAACCTGGCGATCAGCGCCGGTGAGACCCTTGCGCTGGTCGGGCCGTCGGGTGCCGGCAAGTCGACGGTGTATGACCTGTTGCTACGTTTTTACGACCCCGTTGAGGGACGCATCCTGCTCGATGGCACGCCGCTGACCCGGCTCGATCCGCTGGACCTGCGTCGCTGCTTTGCACTGGTATCGCAAACCCCGGCACTGTTTTTCGGCAGCATCGAAGAGAACATCCGCTACGGCAACCCGGCGGCGACTTTGGCCGAGGTTCAGGAAGCGGCAAAAATTGCCTACGCCCACGATTTCATCGAGGCCATGCCCAACGGTTATCAGACCCATCTGGGTGATGGCGGGCTCGGTTTGTCCGGCGGCCAGCGCCAGCGCCTGGCCATTGCGCGGGCGCTACTGGTGGATGCGCCGATCCTGTTGCTCGATGAAGCCACCAGTGCGCTCGATGCCCAGAGCGAACACCTGATTCAGCAAGCCCTGCCAAGCCTGATGAAAAACCGCACCACCCTGGTCATCGCCCATCGCCTGGCCACGGTAAAGAACGCCGACCGCATCGCAGTGATGGATCAAGGGAAGCTGGTGGCGGTGGGCACTCATCAGGAACTTCTTGAAAGTAATGCGCTGTATGCGCGGTTGGCGGCGTTGCAGTTTTCCGATGGCAAAGCCCAATTGCACATCCACCCGTAG